The sequence GACATTGCCCTTCCATGTACAGAAATAGCAATTTTAAATCTATTTGTGAATGCCTGTCAAATGAAAGAGACCTTTGACCTATTAGAGTTATAAATATGAATGCTCAGGTAGTTGCATATACAAAATATGGTAGCGCAATGGGACACAAATTGTTTGACAAAAGCGCTCAACAAAATGTTGTTTCCATACTAGAATCACTTTTGTATTGCAGGAATCAAGTCCTGCTGGGCTTGAACTTTTGCCATCTTTATTTTAGGCAGCTTCTTTTGCCACCAGGCAGATTACCAACTCATTTGAAATTGTGCTAAAAAATGGGCCTAAAGAAATTTAATCATATACATTGGATGTATGTTATTGTAAAGTGAAAGATTTGGTTGTATGTATGTCCTAGATCATATTGCCTTGTATTTTTTGGTCACATCCAATCAAGaaatgtataaatatattaatgataatgggTATTTGTGCTTTatctctttattgttctttgatttCTTGAAATTTTGTATGTGGGTTTTAAGGGTTATGAAGAGGGTTTTGGATTTAATAATGACGGGTGAGCTTGTGCAGGAAGACACGTGGTATGGGAGCAGGTCGTAAGCTGAAGACCCACAGGAGGAGGCAGCTGTGGGCAGACAAGGCTTACAAGAAGAGCCATCTTGGTAATGAGTGGAAGAAACCCTTTGCCGGTTCCTCTCATGCGAAGGGCATTGTCCTTGAGAAAATGTAAGTGCTTTACATAGCATTTTGCTCACTTTGTTTTTTCTAGAATATTATTCCTTGGACTTGATGAAAGATATTGCTAATTATTAATAGTTCTTCAACTTCTGGCTTGATTGGTAGGTTCTATCTAGATTCAAGTTTTTAGCTGGCTTATTTGTGATACGTTTCAAGCATAGGCTAGTAAACTTACACAAGCCATAAACTGATGAAAAGGGTTTATGTGATGGGTAATTGTTGTCTAGGTTCGATTCTTTACCTGAATTATCTGTAATATCTTTGAAGTATGAGTTTTTAATCTATACAAGCCATAAGCTGTGAGGAGGGTTTATGGAAGGATATCTTTATAACCaatttgttttttatgtttttatccaatggatccAATCCTGGCCTTTATTTGGTCATAATGGTTGAACTCAAGGCAGATCAGAGCCATAGGCTTGTTCTGTGCTATGAAATATAACCCCACCTTTTTTTAATCAATGTAATGCTGCCATGTGCATTTTTCTGGTTAAACCTGAGCTTCTGAGGTAGGATTGgactcttctctttcttctttctcagtGTATCAGATTCTGTGAGGGGTGGTATACTCCATTGGCATGTGTTGTTTGGGCCTTCAATATATATGTTTGCAATAGAAGCAGCAGAGCTTGGATATTTGGAGAAGCCTACCTTCCTTAAGACTTAGGGTTGTACAAATATGGTTCTAAAACCATTTTAGTGAATGTTACTGCATTGACAGTACTTAAATTTgcagtttttgttgttctttctgctGTTTTGCAAGCTGAAGAAGAACCAGAAGAGTACTCTACATTAGAGACTGCAATAGCTTAAAGTACCATGCTCATTACTCTCAGATTGCTGATTTCATCTACAGTATCAGATTGCTGATTTCATCTACAGTAACTATCATCCATTATAATGTTGAATTTGGACCTTAGAAATAACACCTGGCTCGTACAGCATAAGTTGTAATTTAGTGCTTCATTTAATTTGCATATATGTTATTCTTATATTTACAGTGAATGTAGTACTTCATTTAATGTAATATTAAAATACAATTTAAATTTTACCTTTAATTTTCTATTGCCACATCCCTTGAACCTCCCATGGCTGCAAGTGCTAGTAATTAACATTTTTATGGAATGAGATCTGAGCATTATACCTGTTTTGTCACATGGATGCTGACATATATTTTGTCTACTAAAATacacaaaatattttatttctgtTATTTAATTTCAAATTGCAGGAAAGCTTGTAGAGCTGCTAAACTTAAACATTTTATGCAACCACACGATAAATTTATCAACCAATTGACAATATCAATCTACAATAAGATTTTGAGGAGTAGCTCTCTGCTTATTTGTGGACAGGATTGTGCAATTGCTGGATGTTTTGCCCATGACTTTAATTTAACTCTTTACTGTTTTGTTGTCTATAGAGATGAGCTGCCAAATGCAGCAGTTTTAAGAAGAATCCTGTTTAAAgtttaaacaaataaatatttgGCAGGGCTTATGATAATTTGAATGTAATGCAAGGATTATTAAATACTAGTTAATTTGTTTCTAATTCTGCAGAGGTATTGAGGCTAAGCAGCCTAACTCTGCTATTCGAAAGTGTGCAAGAGTTCAGCTTATCAAGAATGGAAAGAAGATTGCTGCGTTTGTTCCAAATGATGGTTGTTTGAACTACATCGAAGAAAATGTAAGTATCTAATACTCAAAAGGCATTGAAATTTTGCTTGTTAAAATTAATGGCATCAATGGCTCTATGGTTTATGCTTATTAAATGAGCAGTCTACTTAGAAAATTAATAGCATCTATGGCTCTGTGGTTTATGCTGATTATTTGCAATCCATGGACGAGTTCTATCTGTTTGTTGAGTCTTCTGGAGTAAGCTGTATAGGCAAAGAAAAGATACATGCAAATTACTTTTAAAGACCCTATGAATATAGAGAGGAAAAAGATCAGAACTCTCTGTTTTTGACTGTTAGGTGAACATTTATCAAATGTTTCTGTTGCCATATGGACTGGTGAATGGTAATCATGAATGAATTGCTACTTTTGCCTGTTATATATGATTTTCATGACTCGTAACTATCAGAACAAAATACCCAGAGTGGATATAGTTTCAtattttatttgcttcttgttgcAGTAGTTATTAAACAGGATCTTTCTTATTGTTGACAAACTTTTGGCCATCAGGATGAGGTGCTCATTGCTGGATTTGGGCGAAAAGGGCATGCTGTGGGAGATATTCCTGGAGTTCGGTTTAAGGTTGTTAAGGTGTCTGGTGTATCGTTGTTAGCTCTTTTTAAGGAGAAAAAGGAGAAGCCACGATCATGAGCTGGTTGTTTAAGTGGTTCTTTAAAGGACATGACTGGCATTTAGAAGCTTTGAGAAGTTTAATCACGGGAACATGATTTCAGTTATTGTATGGATTTATAAACAAATTTTGATtaagattgtcttcttcaaactGTGAATCTGTTTTGCTTGTCCATGCTTTAATATGGTTTAATATTTTAGTTAAACATAAAAGTGAATGGAATGGAGGTAGTTCCCACAATTCATGTTTTATTTTGCTCTTGTTCATGGAATGGTTCTACTCAAAGTTCAATGGTTGAAACAATTTTGCTCTTAAGCATTTGTTATGGATGTGTCTTTTTAGCAGATCATTTTTTGCAGTCTTTGCTTTTACTAAACCAATGTTGTAATATACATGAGGTTTTACAAGTTTTAGGTTTTACAAGTTTTGTCACAACTGGGCTAATTAAGGCTCATCTTATTTGTTACACATCTGGTTAGAGTGACTTCTCATTAGTAAATCATTGTAAATTGCTATGTATAATATTAATGAGCCTCCAAATTAGATGGCcatgtataaatgtatatgtatgaaTCTTTGGCCTCGATCCGAAAGTATTGGAATTACCATCCCCTATGGTTGTGTTTTTCACTGAGCACAGAGAAGAGATCTCTTACAAAATGTTCAAAAATTTCATAGGCATCCTACTGCTCAAGGATTTCGTCAGCATTTCACTACGGGCAGAGGATGGGACATGGTGGACACGAGCCTAAGAAAACTTAGGAAAAAGCAAGGAAGAGGGTTTTTTTCAACACTTCACCAAGATATGACTCTTTTCAAGGATGTCGCAAAGGAGAACTTTGGAAATCACAAGAGGGGCTTTTTTTCAACACGTACACCATAGATATGACACTGTTGTTATGGATGTTCACGGCGGGCGTATCTAATACAGCTTGAAAATTTACCCTAATTCTGTATATTATTGGGACATAGAATGAGTTTGTTGAATATTTGATTTGAGCAAGGCACAATTATTGTTTCTTTTTAAATCTTACGCATTTCTTCGAGTTCGTTGCCCCATAGAAAAATATGGTTTACGAGGGCATACCAAAAAAATTGTAATTTAATGATATAAAATGGAGTGCCACTTTTAAACAGGAAAGCGTCAAGGggcatttatatgctttgctttttaaaatgaaaatgaacttgcattaatggatggatttttgtttAGTTTCTTTGTATAACTAACAACGAATGTtttatttgatatatatttttgtTCGAGCATGATTTAATTTTTGGTAAATTAGAATAAtacaaatacaaattaaatattaaatcaaattTCTATTAATCAAATATTGTTGGATTTTTGTTTAGTTTCTTTATTTGTATAATTAACAACAAATGGTTTATTTGATGTACATTTTTGCCCAagcatgattgcatttttggtaaattagaattaattataaataaaaaaaattgaatcaaataTCTATTGGTCAAATATTGTTAGATAATTTTTTGGATTGAATTGTGTGATCACACTTTGTGATTTATCTTCAAGTTGTGGATAGGGTTGTAAGGAGTAGAAGAGAATGAAATAATGAGTTGCTAATAATGATCAACTAAATAGAATGGGGAGTGGTGATGTAGAAGTCGAGATCACAAGGatgagaaaaaagaaaaacaagaaatggAGAAGATGATGTATTGAGGTCATAATCAcaattaatataaaattaaaaacaagAGACTTGTGTATGCATGCTATTACACACAAGCAACTCTCTCTCCATATTTTGGGTGCAAGGatgagaaaaaagaaaaacaagaaaaagctTAGTGTGTTTATTATAGAAGATGAACGGAAAAGATGTAGTGAGGTCATAATCAcaattaatataaaattaaaaagaaGAGACTGGTGTACACATGCAACTATACATAAGCAACTTTCTCTGCATGCATTAGGTGTCTATTGGGCACATAAGTAGGTTGCCTTTATGTGGGGACGGTACAAAAGAGGTATTAGATCTCTAGTCTTGTGCGGGAGGGATAAAAGTGGTTCTAAGGGTAGGTTTTGATATGAGAGCTTGTGGGTGAGTTCATGTGTACTCAAGAGTATAGGCCAAGAGAAGTTTGTATGGGTAACAAAGTGGTAGGGGTTACTAAGATTGTTGGAGTGGCCAAGAGGTGCGTGGCTCAAGGAGCTTGTTGAGTTGGATATAGAATCTAGTACTTGTGATGTTTGGATGAGCCATAAACAAAGAGCTTAGGGATCTTAGTGAGGCAATCATGGGTGTGGAGAGAAGTCTATGAGAGCTAAGGGTTGGTTTGGCCTTGCATGGAGTTGGTGTGGTTTCATGGAATGCCACGGGTCAAGGATTTGTTGATAGGGCTATGTGGGACAAGGCATGAAGCCAATCTAGTCATATATGACTTGGATAAAGAAGCTAATTTAGGGAGTCTAGCCATTCTAAGGAATGAAAAAGAGGCTCAAAGTGTTTAAAGAAGAAGTGGGCCAATATGGgatgtcactattaggatagtgtTGGCCCAAGTCAAGGAGTATGGCAAGGTAGTGCTAGGGGTGCAATGAAAAGGTGGACTTAGGGAGTCCTAATTGGTTGTGGAGTAACATAGCAACTTAGGGAAGGGTTATAATTTTATGATATAAAATGGGTTGTTAATTCTAATGAAGAAAGCATTAAGAGGCATTGAACTTGCATAAATGACAATGAATGTATTTTTGTTTAGTTTCTTTGTTTATATATTCAACAATAAATGTTGTACTTGATGCACACATTTTTCGTTGAGCATAATTTTATTTTTGGTAAATtagaataaattataaataaaaaagttTGGATAGTTTTAAAAGCCATGTTGTCCTCTACCAGGGTTTGTGGTTTTTTTTTTGTGGTTCTTGGTTTCCCTTATGTCATTCCATGCCTTTGATAGAAAAATCCTTATTCACCTTCATTTGTTGGTCTTTTTTAGTTTGTTCTTTATATGGTCTTAAAGAGTTTCAACACAATAGTTCATGTTGGTGTTGACAGTTTGGTGGCCTACAAAATTGTTCCTCCAAGCGTTATTAAAAATCAAACCTAAGGGTATTGAGGTGCACATTTTGATTCTCCAACGAATGGTTGTTTTATCAATCCTTAAATTTGGTAGTGTTTGTAGATGGTTAGAACATTTTAGTCTCCTAAGATATTTAGAGGGGAGATCTCCCCCTAAAATCATGCTTCGAGAATGGGTCAACAAGCACTAAGCCTCATATGGGGTTCAAATTGATGCTATTGAAAACTTCTCTAAAGagttctttctttttcatttttctaaGGCTATCTTCAAGCATGACCCCTAGTACGTTTGCTTGTCCTTGTTGGTCTTTCGACCTTGTAATCACTATGTATTAGTATGGCTTGAGTTTCCAGGTTTACCCCTTCCATTGCTCCCTCTCTAGGAAATGTTATATGTGTGGAGCTTGATAAGTTTTACTAAGGTCACCCATAAAAACACATTTGCATTGAGATTGATTTATCTAATGATTTAAAAGAGTCAATTGACATTCAAATTTACAACCTTTGTCACACCTAGAGGGTGCTTTACTTTAATCAATCTAACACTTATTTTTCCTATTAAGCTTTCAAACATAAATTTAAGAATTGCCTTTTAGCAACCCCCCACATCAAATCACCTCCTTGATTGGTTGAAGCTCCTCAATCTATAAAGATTCTTGTCTCAAAATTTGAGGAAAATGAACTACAGTGTCACACTATAAAGACAAAAATACCAACATTGGTGGAGTGCAAGTCAAAACACAACCCACTTCAAATTCTTCCGATTTCAAGGTGTAACCATTAGTTGCTTAACACCCTTTTGGTAAGGGGAAAAAAGGGTCATGCCACCCTTGAGTGAGCCATCCTCCAAACCAACGTTCTCTCAGTTGTCATAGCTAGCATCAATTTTATCttcacaatcattttttttttttcactctcCCTTGTCACTAAAGCATTTGGAATAGTCTCATAGCCCTCTTGGGCACTTGGAGGAGGGAGAATATGCTATTGAGAAATAAAGGATTTCACCACTCAACTTTAGTTGGGTTCCTTCTACCCAAAGTTCTTGCAAAATTGTTATTCCACTCTCTAAAAGTTGGACAACAAGGATATGATCAACTCTTGCACATGAGTTTTTTGTCTTTTAATGTTTGTGGTTTCACCGACCTCCTTAAGAAGTATTTTGTCCATGACACTCTTTAGAAGCAGTTGACTCTAGTTGTGTTTGTTTATAAGAAGTGAAGATTATTGGTTTCATTCTTTTAATTACATGTCATTTCATATGGCTTGCTAGTACTACATGACTTCTACATGTTTTCGACCATGGCTGTGACCCCACTAATGGTGAAATTTGGATCTCTTTAAATGTCAATAATCATGCTTTTGAAATCATAAATGTTTACAACTAGAATGATGCTATTGAAAGATATCTTTTGTGGTTATAACTTGTTGATTCAATGGCTACTACCACTTGAGTTATATGTAGTGATTTCAATATGGTTGATATGGCATATGATAAATATGGTACATTATCCTTATGTTAGACAACTGGCGAGTGAAAGATGTGGTATTACATGTGCAATAAATTGGATCTTTTTTATCCCAACTTAAGTTGTTGCCACAATCAACCCATTTGTAATAAATGGTGTAACTTTTGGACTGGCTTTGATAGTGGCTTTAAATACCTTAATCATGCTATGATTTATGtgcactctttcttttcctttgccAATTACTTTTCCCTCCAGGTGGATTTGTTGCCAGACATCACCTTGTTAGACCAATTTCCCATTTGGTTCAAAGTTTAATAGGAAGTGGGGTCTCCTCAATGTTAGAAGACTCAATTATTCTTAAATGATTATTTGTTGAGTCATCATCCTTTCTTGGCTCACATTAGGAAAATATGGAACCTTAAATATCAACTCACTTAGCCAATTGGTTGGATTGCTTAGTGGAACAAAGCCACTTTTAACACTAACCCTTGAGCTTGCTCTATGGCATGTACATTTAAAATTTAAGTggtataaaaaaatgaaaaaagtaaaaataagcaATTGGGGCGAAATATGACGTAGAGTTGGAAGAAAGGGACTTGGAGGTGAAAAAGTTGATAGTTAGTATGGAAAAGATGACTAATCTAGGAAACCAACTGAAGAGTTGTAGGCCACCAACCTGGGTATATGCCTGTATTTGCAAGTTAG is a genomic window of Cryptomeria japonica chromosome 7, Sugi_1.0, whole genome shotgun sequence containing:
- the LOC131071932 gene encoding small ribosomal subunit protein uS12, with translation MGKTRGMGAGRKLKTHRRRQLWADKAYKKSHLGNEWKKPFAGSSHAKGIVLEKIGIEAKQPNSAIRKCARVQLIKNGKKIAAFVPNDGCLNYIEENDEVLIAGFGRKGHAVGDIPGVRFKVVKVSGVSLLALFKEKKEKPRS